From one Bacillus sp. Marseille-P3661 genomic stretch:
- the rfbB gene encoding dTDP-glucose 4,6-dehydratase, whose amino-acid sequence MTKKKVLITGGAGFIGGNFVQFMVNKYPDYDIYNLDLLTYAGDLTKHRDIETKENYHFVKADIAERDIIITLFEKEKFDYVVHFAAESHVDRSIIDPGVFVQTNVLGTQVLLDASKQVGVTKFIHVSTDEVYGELDFDPTTFFTEETPLQPNSPYSASKASSDLLVRAYHETYDLPINITRCSNNYGPYHFPEKLIPLTISRVLNDQKVPVYGDGKNIRDWLHVIDHCAAIDLVMHEGLNGEVYNVGGHNERTNLEVVKAIISTLGKSEDLIEFVKDRLGHDKRYAIDPTKLEELGWKPTYTFETGIAQTIQWYLDNKKWWEQIISGEYQNYFEKQYSM is encoded by the coding sequence ATGACAAAGAAGAAAGTACTTATAACTGGTGGCGCAGGTTTCATTGGTGGAAACTTTGTCCAATTCATGGTTAATAAATATCCTGATTATGATATATATAATTTGGATTTATTAACATATGCCGGAGATTTAACAAAACATCGCGATATTGAAACAAAGGAAAACTATCATTTTGTAAAAGCAGATATTGCAGAGCGAGACATAATAATAACTCTTTTTGAAAAAGAGAAATTTGATTATGTAGTTCATTTCGCAGCAGAAAGCCACGTCGACCGTTCAATTATAGATCCAGGAGTATTCGTTCAGACTAATGTACTTGGAACTCAAGTATTATTAGATGCTTCAAAGCAAGTTGGAGTAACAAAATTTATTCATGTATCAACTGATGAAGTTTATGGAGAACTAGATTTCGACCCGACAACATTTTTCACTGAAGAAACCCCGTTACAACCGAACAGTCCATATAGTGCAAGTAAAGCATCTTCTGATTTATTAGTCCGTGCTTATCATGAAACGTATGACTTGCCAATTAATATAACTCGATGCTCAAATAACTATGGTCCTTATCACTTTCCTGAAAAGTTAATTCCATTAACAATATCCCGTGTATTAAATGATCAAAAGGTTCCTGTATATGGTGATGGAAAGAACATTCGTGATTGGTTACATGTTATTGATCATTGTGCTGCGATTGATCTTGTGATGCATGAGGGGTTAAACGGTGAAGTATACAATGTTGGTGGACATAACGAGCGTACAAATCTAGAAGTGGTAAAGGCGATAATTAGTACATTAGGTAAATCAGAGGATTTAATAGAGTTCGTAAAGGATCGTCTTGGCCATGATAAACGATATGCTATTGATCCAACTAAACTAGAAGAATTAGGCTGGAAACCAACATATACATTTGAAACGGGTATTGCTCAAACAATTCAATGGTATCTTGATAACAAAAAATGGTGGGAGCAAATTATTAGTGGGGAATATCAAAATTACTTCGAAAAACAGTACAGTATGTAA
- a CDS encoding UDP-glucose dehydrogenase family protein: protein MYKIAVAGTGYVGLVAGVCFAEVGHQVTCVDIDEKKVELMKSGVSPIYETGLEELMKKNYSAGRIEYTTDFNSAYKDADAIFIGVGTPEQSDGSANLSFIATVARQIAESVEKDCLVVVKSTVPVGTNDKVEQFIQDFLVKDVRVEVASNPEFLAQGSAVHDTLHAERIIIGTESKWAEELLTKIYEPFHLPIVSVNRRSAEMIKYASNDFLALKISYMNDIANLCELVGADIQDVAKGMSFDERIGSKFLNAGIGFGGSCFPKDTKALEYIAKQNGYELKTVKAAIEVNKEQKTMLYKKASKRLITFNGLKVAVLGLTFKPGTDDLREAASLENVPLLLEQGADIYAYDPVGAENFAKIHPEGKNGKGNITYVSNIEHALEGANVCFVFTEWGEIKAVTPESYKKLMRTPLVYDGRNIYGVEEMQKAGVEYHSIGRTPAIRAAVKESKNLELQNS, encoded by the coding sequence ATGTACAAAATAGCAGTAGCTGGAACAGGTTATGTTGGTTTAGTAGCTGGTGTTTGTTTTGCTGAAGTGGGCCATCAAGTAACCTGTGTTGATATAGATGAAAAAAAAGTAGAATTAATGAAATCAGGGGTATCTCCAATTTATGAAACAGGTTTAGAAGAGTTAATGAAAAAAAATTATTCTGCTGGAAGAATTGAGTATACAACTGACTTTAATTCAGCCTATAAAGATGCTGATGCAATCTTTATTGGTGTTGGGACACCTGAGCAATCTGATGGTTCTGCAAATTTATCATTCATTGCTACAGTTGCTAGACAAATTGCTGAATCGGTAGAAAAAGATTGTCTAGTAGTAGTTAAATCAACAGTTCCAGTTGGAACGAATGATAAAGTAGAACAGTTTATTCAGGACTTTTTAGTTAAAGATGTCAGAGTAGAAGTGGCATCAAATCCTGAATTCTTAGCACAAGGATCTGCCGTTCACGATACTCTTCATGCTGAGAGAATCATTATTGGAACAGAAAGTAAATGGGCTGAGGAATTATTAACGAAAATATATGAACCATTTCATTTACCCATTGTTTCAGTAAATAGAAGATCGGCAGAAATGATAAAATATGCGTCCAATGACTTCCTTGCATTAAAAATCTCTTATATGAACGATATAGCTAATCTTTGTGAATTGGTTGGGGCGGATATACAGGATGTAGCTAAGGGAATGAGTTTTGATGAGCGTATTGGAAGTAAGTTTTTAAATGCAGGGATTGGCTTTGGTGGATCATGCTTCCCTAAGGATACAAAAGCGCTTGAGTATATTGCTAAACAGAACGGTTATGAACTAAAAACGGTTAAAGCGGCTATTGAGGTAAACAAAGAACAAAAAACAATGCTTTATAAGAAAGCTAGTAAAAGACTTATTACATTTAATGGTCTTAAAGTTGCGGTGTTAGGATTAACTTTTAAGCCTGGAACGGATGATTTAAGAGAGGCAGCTTCTCTTGAGAATGTGCCTTTATTATTAGAACAAGGTGCAGATATTTATGCATATGATCCTGTTGGTGCAGAAAACTTTGCCAAAATTCATCCAGAGGGTAAGAATGGCAAAGGTAACATTACTTATGTTTCCAACATCGAGCATGCTTTAGAAGGTGCGAATGTCTGCTTTGTCTTTACCGAATGGGGAGAAATAAAAGCCGTAACGCCTGAGAGTTATAAAAAGCTAATGAGAACACCATTAGTATATGATGGTAGAAACATTTATGGTGTTGAGGAAATGCAAAAAGCAGGAGTAGAGTATCACTCAATTGGAAGAACACCTGCAATTAGAGCAGCTGTTAAGGAGTCGAAGAATCTTGAATTACAAAACTCTTGA
- a CDS encoding GDP-mannose 4,6-dehydratase, with the protein MNYKTLDLSKIYLITGAAGFIGYYLSRKLLEQGCQVIGIDNVNDYYDVNLKHTRLGNLEPYGKFTFIKGDISDKDLIIKTFEEYKPNVVVNLAAQAGVRYSIENPDVYIQSNIIGFYNILEACRYYPVDHLVYASSSSVYGANKKVPFEETDFVDNPVSLYASTKKSNELMAHTYSHLYKIPATGLRFFTVYGPMGRPDMAYFGFTDKYFNGEPIKIFNNGDFENDLYRDFTYIDDIVEGIERLLGNPPEGDVQHKVFNIGNNSPEKLMVFIETLEKVLSKALGKEVQFEKIFEPIKPGDVPATYASTDQLQKAVGFKPKTSIEEGLQKFADWYVDYYKLKG; encoded by the coding sequence TTGAATTACAAAACTCTTGATCTTAGTAAAATATATTTGATTACCGGAGCAGCTGGTTTTATTGGATACTATTTGTCTAGAAAATTACTAGAACAGGGCTGCCAGGTGATTGGTATTGATAACGTCAATGATTACTATGATGTGAACCTTAAACATACTCGTTTAGGGAATTTGGAGCCTTATGGGAAGTTTACTTTTATTAAAGGTGACATATCAGACAAGGATTTGATAATAAAGACCTTTGAAGAGTACAAGCCTAACGTTGTAGTGAACCTAGCTGCTCAAGCAGGAGTAAGATATTCAATAGAGAACCCGGATGTCTATATTCAAAGTAATATCATTGGCTTTTATAATATCCTTGAGGCCTGCAGATATTATCCAGTGGATCATCTCGTATATGCATCATCTAGTTCTGTTTATGGAGCTAATAAAAAGGTTCCTTTTGAGGAAACAGATTTTGTTGACAATCCAGTTTCATTATATGCATCTACAAAAAAATCAAATGAATTAATGGCACATACGTATAGCCATCTTTATAAAATTCCAGCTACAGGGCTTCGATTCTTCACTGTTTACGGACCTATGGGTCGACCAGATATGGCTTACTTTGGGTTTACAGATAAGTATTTTAATGGCGAGCCAATTAAGATCTTTAATAATGGTGATTTTGAGAATGATCTTTACCGGGACTTTACTTATATTGATGACATCGTTGAAGGAATTGAACGATTATTAGGTAATCCTCCTGAAGGTGATGTTCAACATAAAGTCTTTAACATCGGAAACAATAGTCCGGAGAAGTTGATGGTGTTTATTGAAACGTTAGAAAAGGTCTTAAGTAAAGCTCTAGGAAAAGAAGTCCAATTTGAGAAGATTTTTGAACCTATTAAACCAGGTGATGTACCTGCAACTTATGCTTCGACAGATCAATTGCAGAAAGCTGTAGGCTTTAAACCTAAAACTTCAATAGAAGAAGGTCTGCAAAAGTTTGCAGACTGGTATGTAGATTATTATAAGCTGAAAGGCTAA
- a CDS encoding helix-turn-helix domain-containing protein, with amino-acid sequence MKKNEMDKTDQEILRRRLKERRLFLNMTYQDLAEKTGISKSSIQRYETGGIKNIPYDKIFALSEALEVRPEYFTDLTKDYTGESAFEVKVINKEDRSQHLDHIKEFEERAIRYITPNLISQGYNIERHSHGSVGDIVATKGKEIWHIDFLYTRDVSKYPTGMGMGRQQLLLRFGRLAVYNKPITKYSIVMDRRVLAEQFIQFKPIHLDIEASIIILRGTDYEELHF; translated from the coding sequence ATGAAGAAAAATGAAATGGATAAGACCGATCAAGAAATACTACGAAGACGCTTAAAGGAAAGACGTCTCTTTTTAAATATGACATATCAAGATTTGGCCGAGAAAACTGGCATCAGCAAATCTTCTATACAGCGGTATGAAACGGGAGGAATTAAAAATATTCCATATGATAAGATTTTTGCCTTATCAGAAGCATTAGAGGTAAGACCTGAATATTTTACTGATTTGACTAAAGATTATACTGGAGAATCTGCTTTTGAAGTGAAAGTGATTAACAAAGAGGATAGATCGCAACATCTAGATCATATTAAAGAATTTGAGGAAAGAGCGATCAGATATATAACCCCAAACTTAATTTCACAGGGATATAATATAGAACGGCACAGTCATGGCTCTGTAGGAGATATTGTTGCAACTAAGGGGAAGGAAATATGGCATATTGATTTCCTTTATACGAGAGATGTAAGTAAGTATCCAACTGGAATGGGGATGGGAAGGCAACAGCTTCTACTAAGGTTTGGTAGGCTGGCTGTATATAATAAACCGATTACAAAATACTCGATAGTTATGGATAGACGTGTATTAGCAGAGCAATTCATTCAATTTAAACCTATACATTTAGACATTGAGGCTAGCATTATTATTTTACGAGGAACCGATTATGAAGAATTGCACTTCTAG
- a CDS encoding sigma-70 family RNA polymerase sigma factor: protein MSEFFIKFGKEQVCVSEEIYKEYYKMKRRERYFEQDIKVGRIAVDHEAETVEYIPSKEDSINRLMDLGGDFEDDQMIEDVLCDKATLLILQEAMAELNEKEQELIQALYYKDLTVREVAKEENISHVAVVKRHKKVLDKLKKYFL, encoded by the coding sequence ATGAGCGAGTTTTTTATCAAATTCGGCAAGGAGCAGGTCTGTGTTAGCGAGGAGATTTACAAGGAGTATTACAAAATGAAAAGAAGAGAGCGGTACTTCGAACAGGATATCAAAGTTGGACGGATAGCTGTTGATCATGAAGCAGAAACGGTTGAATATATCCCAAGCAAGGAAGATTCAATCAATCGTTTGATGGATCTAGGCGGTGATTTTGAAGATGACCAAATGATAGAAGATGTTCTTTGTGACAAGGCAACATTGCTGATCCTTCAGGAAGCGATGGCGGAACTGAATGAAAAGGAACAAGAGCTGATTCAGGCTCTTTATTATAAAGATTTAACAGTAAGAGAAGTAGCAAAGGAAGAAAACATCTCTCATGTAGCTGTGGTTAAACGGCATAAAAAGGTGTTGGACAAGCTTAAAAAATATTTTTTGTAA
- a CDS encoding rRNA biogenesis protein rrp5 yields MSKTKLALDVVTDLRNLAGSIETLVFALESNQTDSTAPVEKKEAKESKEPKKTTQPQKAKLPTLEDVRAKLAALSQVGKQAQVKELITSFGAKKLSDIPVEKYPELLEEAGRLG; encoded by the coding sequence ATGAGTAAAACGAAACTTGCACTTGATGTAGTGACGGACTTACGAAATCTAGCAGGAAGTATTGAAACATTAGTATTTGCATTAGAAAGCAATCAAACGGATTCCACAGCCCCTGTAGAGAAAAAGGAAGCGAAGGAAAGCAAGGAACCGAAGAAAACAACACAACCTCAAAAAGCTAAGCTGCCAACATTGGAGGATGTCAGGGCAAAACTCGCAGCACTTTCTCAAGTTGGGAAACAGGCGCAAGTGAAAGAGCTAATTACAAGTTTTGGAGCAAAGAAATTAAGTGACATCCCAGTTGAAAAGTATCCAGAGCTATTAGAAGAAGCGGGGAGACTTGGATGA
- a CDS encoding DUF2800 domain-containing protein, with the protein MKNTGVESVNHSERAHASLGASKASQWLACTPSIRLGEQYEEETSVYAREGTFMHELSELYLSYELKQMTKAQLNRKLKQMKQNDFYNSEIEQAVQIYVDVVTEKINEARATSKDPLILIEEKVDFSPWVPDAFGTGDVILIYGNRLEVIDLKGGKGVKVSAVENPQMRLYALGAINNFGVLFDIDSILMTIVQPRLDNISTDEMQVDELLEWAEEVVKPRAELAFKGEGDFIAGEHCRFCKVKASCRARAEENLKLACMDFQKPPLLTDDEVVEVLTSIDQLMSWAKDVQEYAFAMAMNENKQWPGMKLVEGRGSRKYSDENAVVDTLTAAGFDSDVIYKKSLNTITTLEKELGKKAFQELLGSLISKAPGKVKLVPEEDKRPEIKASPEVDFQ; encoded by the coding sequence ATGAAAAACACGGGAGTTGAATCTGTGAATCATTCAGAACGGGCCCATGCTAGTTTAGGTGCCTCTAAAGCAAGTCAGTGGTTAGCTTGTACACCCAGCATTCGACTCGGTGAACAGTACGAGGAAGAAACGAGTGTTTATGCCAGAGAGGGAACTTTTATGCATGAGCTGTCGGAACTTTATTTGTCTTATGAATTAAAACAGATGACAAAAGCTCAGTTAAACAGAAAGCTGAAGCAGATGAAACAAAATGATTTTTATAACTCAGAAATCGAACAAGCTGTACAAATTTATGTGGATGTTGTTACTGAAAAAATAAATGAGGCTAGGGCAACAAGCAAGGACCCGCTCATCCTTATTGAGGAAAAAGTAGACTTTAGCCCATGGGTTCCAGATGCTTTCGGTACCGGGGATGTAATTTTAATCTACGGAAATCGGCTAGAAGTTATTGACCTTAAAGGCGGCAAAGGGGTCAAGGTATCTGCAGTGGAAAACCCACAAATGCGCCTGTACGCTTTGGGTGCAATAAACAACTTTGGTGTACTCTTCGATATCGATTCCATTTTGATGACGATTGTGCAACCGAGGTTAGACAATATCTCCACCGACGAAATGCAGGTGGACGAACTACTGGAATGGGCAGAAGAAGTGGTCAAGCCCAGAGCGGAGCTAGCTTTTAAGGGTGAAGGAGATTTTATTGCTGGTGAGCATTGCCGTTTTTGTAAGGTGAAGGCCTCTTGCAGAGCGAGGGCAGAAGAAAATCTGAAACTTGCTTGTATGGATTTTCAGAAACCTCCGTTACTGACAGATGATGAAGTAGTGGAAGTGTTAACTTCAATTGATCAGCTGATGAGCTGGGCAAAAGATGTACAAGAATATGCATTTGCTATGGCGATGAATGAAAATAAGCAATGGCCAGGGATGAAACTGGTCGAGGGTAGAGGTAGCCGTAAATATAGCGATGAAAATGCAGTGGTTGATACACTTACTGCTGCTGGATTTGACAGTGATGTGATTTATAAGAAATCACTCAATACGATTACTACTCTAGAAAAAGAGTTAGGTAAAAAAGCATTTCAAGAGTTGCTAGGGTCGCTTATTTCAAAAGCGCCGGGCAAGGTCAAGCTTGTGCCAGAAGAGGATAAGCGACCAGAAATAAAAGCTTCACCAGAAGTGGATTTTCAATAA
- a CDS encoding DUF2815 family protein, with amino-acid sequence MVKITIGTKENPVRFSYANVHQAVSINGSDLKYSLSIIIPKSDKKTIKKVKDAIQKATQENKDKFGGKVPSNLKTPLRDGDVDREDDEAYAGSYFINANSKVKPGIVDADLNPIMEQSDFYSGCYGRVSLTFYGFNVNGNRGIAAGLQNIMKTDDGEPLGGRSSAEDDFAEDSGDDEDDILG; translated from the coding sequence ATGGTAAAAATCACAATTGGCACAAAGGAAAACCCAGTACGGTTTAGTTATGCAAATGTTCATCAAGCAGTCAGCATTAATGGAAGTGACTTGAAGTATTCATTAAGTATCATTATCCCGAAATCGGATAAGAAAACCATCAAGAAAGTAAAAGATGCGATTCAAAAAGCTACTCAAGAAAACAAGGACAAGTTTGGTGGTAAGGTACCATCCAATTTGAAAACACCATTGCGTGACGGTGATGTAGACCGTGAAGATGATGAGGCGTATGCAGGTTCTTATTTCATTAATGCCAACAGCAAGGTAAAACCAGGAATTGTTGATGCTGATTTAAATCCAATAATGGAACAAAGTGATTTTTATTCCGGTTGTTATGGAAGAGTTAGCTTAACCTTTTATGGATTTAACGTAAATGGAAATCGTGGGATTGCCGCTGGGCTTCAAAACATTATGAAGACGGATGATGGAGAACCACTTGGTGGCCGCAGTAGTGCGGAAGATGACTTTGCCGAAGACAGTGGCGACGATGAAGATGACATCTTAGGTTGA
- a CDS encoding DNA polymerase, with product MKLLSIDIETYSSVDLIKSGVYAYCESSDFEILLFAYAFNDDEEVQIVDLASGEKIPADILKAMTDPTVLKTAYNANFERTCLAKYFRKSMPPDQWRCSSVHALMLGLPGYLDGVAKCLKLKVQKMREGKALIRYFSVPCKPTKVNEGRTRNLPEHDLDKWATFKDYCKQDVEVERQIRKKLDAFPIPKVEQKLWELDQKINDEGVLIDNSLVKNAIKADKAFQDKLFEEAVRLTGLENPNSPAQLKGWLLKQGVEVDSLAKKNVEALMSEVEKPKVKRLLELRQAMSKTSVKKYEAMKRSICSDQRIRGLLQFYGANRTGRWAGRLVQIHNLPRNSLKDLQIARELLKSGSYEALELLFESVSDVLSQLIRTAFIPSKGQRFVVADFSAIEARVIAWLAGERWRMDVFQSHGKIYEASAAQMFKVPIETIDKGSPLRQKGKIAELALGYGGSKGALMQMGAIEMGLTEDELPDLVSAWREANPNIVKLWWGIEAAAIKAVKEKVVVKMQYGLTFHYTKGILFITLPSGRSLAYVRPKIGVDERFGKEQLTYEGTEQGSKQWGRIPTYGGKLTENIIQAVARDCLAVAMLRLDKAGYRINFHVHDEVILDVPIATGSMEEVKEVMGQPIEWAPGLPLGADSFETFYYKKD from the coding sequence ATGAAACTATTATCCATTGATATAGAAACTTACAGTAGTGTAGATCTCATTAAATCTGGGGTCTATGCCTATTGTGAATCGTCTGATTTTGAAATTCTCCTATTTGCTTATGCCTTTAATGATGACGAAGAGGTGCAGATTGTTGACTTAGCTTCAGGTGAGAAGATACCAGCTGACATCTTAAAGGCAATGACAGATCCAACAGTGTTAAAGACTGCTTACAATGCTAATTTTGAACGAACTTGTTTAGCTAAGTACTTTCGTAAATCAATGCCGCCGGATCAATGGCGGTGTTCATCCGTTCATGCCTTAATGCTTGGATTACCTGGATATCTCGATGGGGTGGCTAAGTGCCTTAAGTTAAAAGTTCAGAAAATGAGAGAAGGGAAAGCCTTAATTCGTTACTTCTCGGTTCCTTGTAAACCTACCAAAGTGAATGAGGGAAGGACTCGTAATCTACCAGAACATGACTTAGATAAATGGGCCACTTTTAAGGATTACTGCAAACAGGACGTTGAGGTCGAAAGACAAATCCGAAAGAAGCTAGATGCCTTTCCAATTCCCAAAGTAGAACAGAAGCTTTGGGAGTTGGACCAAAAGATAAATGATGAAGGAGTCCTGATTGATAATAGCTTAGTCAAAAATGCCATTAAGGCAGATAAGGCATTTCAGGATAAGCTCTTTGAAGAAGCTGTGCGTTTAACAGGACTCGAGAATCCGAATAGTCCAGCGCAGTTAAAAGGTTGGTTGTTAAAGCAGGGGGTAGAAGTTGATAGCCTTGCAAAGAAAAATGTCGAAGCACTGATGAGTGAAGTGGAAAAACCCAAAGTAAAGCGCCTGTTGGAATTAAGACAAGCAATGTCCAAAACATCAGTGAAAAAGTATGAAGCAATGAAGCGCTCCATCTGTTCTGACCAAAGGATTAGAGGGTTGCTGCAATTTTACGGGGCGAACCGCACTGGACGCTGGGCTGGTAGACTTGTTCAAATTCATAACCTACCAAGAAACAGTTTAAAAGATTTACAGATTGCAAGAGAACTATTGAAGTCAGGAAGCTACGAAGCATTGGAACTTCTATTTGAGAGTGTGTCGGATGTATTATCGCAGTTAATCCGGACGGCTTTTATTCCATCAAAGGGTCAACGTTTTGTTGTAGCTGACTTTTCCGCAATTGAAGCTAGGGTGATTGCTTGGCTTGCAGGAGAGCGTTGGCGGATGGATGTGTTTCAATCTCACGGGAAAATTTATGAAGCCTCTGCTGCACAGATGTTTAAAGTACCAATAGAAACGATTGATAAAGGTAGTCCGCTTAGGCAAAAAGGGAAGATTGCTGAATTGGCTCTTGGCTACGGAGGCTCTAAAGGGGCGTTGATGCAGATGGGGGCTATAGAAATGGGCTTGACCGAAGATGAACTTCCAGATTTAGTTTCCGCTTGGCGAGAAGCAAATCCGAACATCGTGAAACTTTGGTGGGGCATAGAAGCAGCAGCAATCAAAGCTGTGAAGGAAAAAGTAGTGGTGAAGATGCAGTACGGTCTTACTTTTCATTACACTAAAGGGATTTTATTTATTACGTTGCCATCTGGTCGTTCCCTTGCATATGTTAGACCGAAAATTGGAGTAGATGAGCGGTTTGGAAAAGAGCAGCTCACGTATGAAGGAACCGAGCAAGGCTCTAAGCAGTGGGGGAGAATTCCTACTTACGGTGGCAAGCTTACGGAGAATATTATCCAGGCCGTTGCTAGAGATTGCTTAGCTGTTGCTATGCTTCGATTAGATAAAGCGGGATATCGAATTAACTTTCATGTCCACGATGAAGTCATTCTTGATGTTCCTATCGCAACTGGGTCAATGGAAGAAGTCAAAGAAGTTATGGGGCAACCGATAGAGTGGGCTCCAGGATTACCTCTTGGGGCAGATAGCTTTGAAACCTTCTATTACAAGAAAGATTAA